A portion of the Lolium rigidum isolate FL_2022 chromosome 1, APGP_CSIRO_Lrig_0.1, whole genome shotgun sequence genome contains these proteins:
- the LOC124696044 gene encoding aspartyl protease family protein At5g10770-like — MATAASSSRCPSHGFLRLLAAAAVLAAFGFARAAGSSGEESVLLNVQSLLPGRSCAAPQENKPSGATSTRMQVVHQHGPCSPLADAHGKPPTHAEILAADQNRVEAIQRRVAATASKLKKRAAPVQPGPKKNPAGIHPGHSSSSSAPLLPVSSGRPLGTGNYVVTLGLGTPASKYTVVFDTGSDTTWVQCRPCVVKCYKQKDPLFDPAKSSTYANVSCSDSACDDLDESGCTGGHCLYAVQYGDGSYTVGFFARDTLTIAHDSIKGFQFGCGEKNDGLFGMTAGLLGLGRGKTSLTVQAQYRYGGAFAYCFPALSTDTTGYLDFGPGASPANARVTPMLTDNGPTFYFVGLTGIRVGGKQLSIPETVFSTGGTIVDSGTVITRLPETAYSALSSAFTAGMAARGFKKVQGYSILETCYDFTGISEATVPTVSLVFKGGACLDVDESGILYAISQAQVCLAFASIGDDESTGILGNTQQKTYGVVYDLGKKTVGFAPGAC; from the exons ATGGCTACTGCTGCTTCGTCTTCCCGCTGCCCCAGCCATGGCTTCCTTCGTCTGCTTGCTGCCGCCGCCGTTCTCGCGGCATTCGGGTTCGCCCGTGCTGCCGGGAGCTCGGGCGAGGAAAGCGTGCTGCTCAACGTCCAGTCCCTGCTGCCTGGCCGGTCGTGCGCCGCTCCACAAG AGAACAAACCCAGCGGCGCGACGTCAACGAGGATGCAGGTAGTCCACCAGCACGGCCCATGCTCGCCTCTGGCAGACGCCCACGGGAAGCCGCCGACCCACGCGGAGATCCTCGCCGCCGACCAGAACCGCGTCGAGGCGATCCAGCGCCGTGTGGCCGCGACGGCAAGCAAACTAAAGAAGAGGGCCGCGCCTGTCCAGCCCGGCCCCAAGAAGAACCCCGCCGGGATCCATCCGGGgcactcgtcgtcctcctccgccccgtTGCTCCCGGTGAGTTCGGGGCGCCCGCTGGGCACGGGCAACTACGTGGTGACCCTGGGGCTGGGCACGCCGGCGTCCAAGTACACGGTGGTGTTCGACACCGGCAGCGACACGACGTGGGTGCAGTGCCGCCCTTGCGTGGTCAAGTGCTACAAGCAGAAGGATCCGCTCTTCGACCCGGCCAAGTCGTCCACCTACGCCAACGTCTCCTGCTCCGACTCCGCCTGCGACGACCTCGACGAGAGCGGCTGCACCGGCGGGCACTGCCTCTACGCCGTCCAGTACGGCGACGGCTCCTACACCGTCGGCTTCTTCGCCCGGGACACCCTCACCATCGCCCACGACTCCATCAAGGGGTTCCAGTTCGGGTGCGGGGAGAAGAACGACGGCCTCTTCGGGATGACCGCCGGGCTGCTGGGGCTCGGCCGCGGGAAGACGTCGCTGACGGTGCAGGCGCAGTACAGGTACGGCGGCGCGTTCGCGTACTGCTTCCCAGCGTTGTCCACGGATACCACGGGGTACCTGGACTTCGGTCCCGGCGCGTCGCCGGCCAACGCGAGGGTCACGCCGATGCTGACAGACAACGGGCCGACGTTCTACTTCGTGGGCCTCACGGGCATCCGCGTCGGCGGGAAGCAGCTGTCCATCCCGGAGACCGTCTTCTCCACGGGCGGCACGATTGTGGACTCCGGCACGGTGATCACACGGCTCCCGGAGACCGCCTACTCCGCGCTGTCCTCGGCGTTCACCGCGGGCATGGCGGCGCGAGGGTTCAAGAAGGTGCAGGGGTACTCTATCCTGGAAACCTGCTACGACTTCACGGGGATCAGCGAGGCGACGGTGCCGACGGTCTCGCTGGTGTTCAAGGGCGGCGCGTGCCTGGACGTGGACGAGTCCGGCATCCTGTACGCGATCAGCCAGGCGCAGGTGTGCCTCGCGTTCGCGTCCATCGGCGACGACGAAAGCACAGGCATCCTTGGGAACACGCAGCAGAAGACCTACGGCGTGGTCTACGACCTCGGCAAGAAGACCGTCGGCTTCGCCCCCGGTGCCTGCTGA